CGATCTCCGGTGCTGCACCATCAAAGGCTTCGGCGGGTTCATCGAAATAAATGATCTTCACGATGCGCAGGTAGTAATAAGCACCCACCACCGAAGCGATCACGCCCAGCACGGCGAAAACATAAAGCCCGGCTTTCACAGCAGCCATGAACACAAAGAGCTTGCCGAAGAACCCGGCCAGCGGCGGAACGCCTGCGAGCGAGAACATCAGCATGGCGAAGATGAAGGCCAGCCCCTTGTCGCGGCGCGATAGCCCGGCGAGATCGGAAATCTGCTCCACATAAATGCCCTTGCGCTTCATCGCGAGGATGCAGGCGAACGTGCCCAGCGTGGTGGCCATGTAGATCAACATATAGACGATCAAGCCCTGCACGCCTTCCGGCGTGCCAGCAGCGAGGCCGACCAAAGCGAAGCCCATATTGCCGATAGAGGAATAGGCCATCAGGCGCTTTATATTGGTTTGGCCGATGGCGGCGAAGGCGCCGAGCGCCATGGAAGCGACGGAGACGAAGACCGCCACTTGCTGCCACTGGTCGGTGATATGCGCGAAGGGGCCCACCATAGTGCGGGCGAAAAGCGCAATGGCGGCCACTTTTGGGGCCGAGGCGAAGAAGGCGGTGACAGGTGTGGGTGCGCCCTCATAAACATCCGGCGTCCACATGTGGAATGGCACGGCGGAGACCTTGAAGGACAGGCCCGCCATGATGAAGACGATGCCGAAGATCACGCCCAGGTTCGGGCCCGATTTCGTTAATTCTGCGGCGATTTCGGTAAAGCCGGTGTGACCGGTGAAGCCGTAAATCAGCGATGCGCCATAGAGCAGCATGCCCGACGAGAGCGCGCCGAGGACAAAATATTTCAATCCCGCTTCCGATGATTTGGCACTGTCGCGGTTGATGGCGGCGACCACGTAGAGTGCCAGTGATTGCAGTTCGAGGCCGACATAGAGCGAGATCAAATCATTGGCGGAGATCATCAGCATCATGCCGACGGTGGCCAGCATGACGAGCACCGGATATTCTTCCGAATCCATCTTGTTGCGCGCGAGATAGCGGCCGCTCATGGCGAGCGTGACGGCAGCACCGATCAGCGCCAGCACCTTCATGAAGCGCGCAAAGCTGTCCACGACCAATGCACCATCAAATGCGGTGACGGCACCGGAGCCAGATTTCCACAGGACCAGGAGGCCCACGGCCACCAGGCTGGCGATGGCGCCCCATCGGATGGTGCCGGGAGTGTGGGCTTTCACGAACACGCCTTCCATCAGCAGCACCATCGCCAAAATGGCTAGGACGATTTCAGGAAGGACTGCGGCTGCGCCGAGTTGCTGCAAGATGGTCATGTGTTTTACCGCATTGCGATTGAAACTGCGTCACCCAAATGGGCCTGGGCGACTTGCAGGGTTTTGAGGAGACTTTCCACCGGAACGCCAAGGAGATTGAGAATGGGCGACGGATAGATGCCGAAGAACAAGGCCAGCAGCGCCAGCGGTGCCAGCGTTGCCAATTCGCGCGGCGTCATGTCTGGAATATGCGCCAGGGAGGATTTCACCAGCTTGCCAAGCGTAACCTTGCGGTAAAGCGTCAGCGCATAACCGGCCGACAGGATCACGCCCAGCGTAGCAAAGAAGGCGACCCAGGTGGAGTTCTGGAAGGTGCCCAGCAGCGACATGAATTCACCGACGAAGCCCGATGTTCCAGGCAGGCCGACATTGGCCATGGTGAAGAACAGGAACACAAAGGCATAGAGCGGCATGCGGTTTACAAGGCCGCCATAGGCCGAGATCTCACGCGTATGCATGCGGTCATAGACCACGCCGACGCAGAGGAAGAGCGCGCCCGACACAAAGCCGTGGCTGATCATCTGGAAGATGGCGCCGTCAATGCCCTGTCTCGTGAATGAGAAGATGCCCATGGTGACGAAGCCCATGTGAGCAACCGATGAGTAAGCAATCAGCTTCTTCATGTCTTCCTGCACCAGCGCCACCAGCGAGGTGTACACAATGGCGACGACCGAAAGCGTATAGACCAGCGGCTGGAAGTAATGGCTGGCATCGGGGAACATCGGCAGCGAGAAGCGCAGGAAGCCGTAGCCACCCATC
This genomic interval from Aestuariivirga litoralis contains the following:
- the nuoN gene encoding NADH-quinone oxidoreductase subunit NuoN, giving the protein MTILQQLGAAAVLPEIVLAILAMVLLMEGVFVKAHTPGTIRWGAIASLVAVGLLVLWKSGSGAVTAFDGALVVDSFARFMKVLALIGAAVTLAMSGRYLARNKMDSEEYPVLVMLATVGMMLMISANDLISLYVGLELQSLALYVVAAINRDSAKSSEAGLKYFVLGALSSGMLLYGASLIYGFTGHTGFTEIAAELTKSGPNLGVIFGIVFIMAGLSFKVSAVPFHMWTPDVYEGAPTPVTAFFASAPKVAAIALFARTMVGPFAHITDQWQQVAVFVSVASMALGAFAAIGQTNIKRLMAYSSIGNMGFALVGLAAGTPEGVQGLIVYMLIYMATTLGTFACILAMKRKGIYVEQISDLAGLSRRDKGLAFIFAMLMFSLAGVPPLAGFFGKLFVFMAAVKAGLYVFAVLGVIASVVGAYYYLRIVKIIYFDEPAEAFDGAAPEIAVVAYASCVFVLGFIIFAHPLITLAAGAAKSLF